The proteins below are encoded in one region of Populus alba chromosome 2, ASM523922v2, whole genome shotgun sequence:
- the LOC118028941 gene encoding protein TIC 22, chloroplastic isoform X1, with translation MEPSGPSNPLLSLSTFIHHHCLRLGAEFSSRISDTTRFLSGNLPPPRRLRLAPSPPFASVSQPKQTAATANLSSDHVAKTLAGTAVYTVSNSNNEFVLISDPNGAKSIGLLCFRQEDAEAFLAQVRLRRRELRSQAKVVPITLDQVYMLKVEGIAFRFLPDPVQIKNALELKAVDIRSGFDGVPVFQSDLLVVKKKNKRYCPIYFQKEDIEKELSKVSKASRGPSLSQHIMVGSLEDVLKKMEISEKKSGWEDLIFIPPGKSHSQHIHEITKV, from the exons ATGGAACCCTCTGGACCCTCAAACCCTCTCTTATCTCTCTCAACGTTCATCCACCATCACTGCCTCCGTCTCGGTGCCGAATTCTCCTCTCGTATCAGCGATACCACTCGATTTCTATCCGGCAACCTCCCTCCACCTAGGCGGCTCCGCCTGGCGCCATCGCCACCTTTCGCTTCTGTATCGCAGCCAAAACAGACAGCTGCAACCGCCAATCTCAGCTCGGACCACGTCGCGAAAACTCTGGCGGGCACGGCCGTGTACACAGTGAGCAATTCCAACAACGAGTTCGTGCTCATCTCGGATCCTAATGGAGCTAAGTCCATTGGTTTGCTTTGCTTTCGGCAAGAAGACGCTGAAGCATTTCTTGCTCAG GTTAGGCTTCGGAGAAGGGAGTTGCGAAGCCAAGCTAAGGTTGTGCCCATCACACTCGACCAG GTGTACATGCTGAAGGTTGAAGGAATTGCATTTCGTTTTTTACCTGATCCGGTTCAAATAAAGAATGCACTAGAG CTCAAAGCTGTTGATATCAGGAGTGGCTTTGATGGAGTTCCTGTTTTCCAG TCAGACCTTCTGgttgtgaagaagaaaaacaagagatattgcccaatatattttcaaaag GAAGATATAGAAAAAGAATTGTCGAAGGTCTCAAAGGCATCAAGGGGCCCCAGTCTTTCTCAACATATTATG GTGGGAAGTTTAGAGgatgttcttaaaaaaatggAG ATTAGTGAGAAAAAATCTGGCTGGGAAGATCTGATTTTCATCCCACCTGGTAAAAGCCATTCTCAACACATTCATGAGATAACTAAGGTATGA
- the LOC118028941 gene encoding protein TIC 22, chloroplastic isoform X2, with amino-acid sequence MEPSGPSNPLLSLSTFIHHHCLRLGAEFSSRISDTTRFLSGNLPPPRRLRLAPSPPFASVSQPKQTAATANLSSDHVAKTLAGTAVYTVSNSNNEFVLISDPNGAKSIGLLCFRQEDAEAFLAQVRLRRRELRSQAKVVPITLDQVYMLKVEGIAFRFLPDPVQIKNALESFMFISSKLLISGVALMEFLFSRPSGCEEEKQEILPNIFSKGRYRKRIVEGLKGIKGPQSFSTYYGGKFRGCS; translated from the exons ATGGAACCCTCTGGACCCTCAAACCCTCTCTTATCTCTCTCAACGTTCATCCACCATCACTGCCTCCGTCTCGGTGCCGAATTCTCCTCTCGTATCAGCGATACCACTCGATTTCTATCCGGCAACCTCCCTCCACCTAGGCGGCTCCGCCTGGCGCCATCGCCACCTTTCGCTTCTGTATCGCAGCCAAAACAGACAGCTGCAACCGCCAATCTCAGCTCGGACCACGTCGCGAAAACTCTGGCGGGCACGGCCGTGTACACAGTGAGCAATTCCAACAACGAGTTCGTGCTCATCTCGGATCCTAATGGAGCTAAGTCCATTGGTTTGCTTTGCTTTCGGCAAGAAGACGCTGAAGCATTTCTTGCTCAG GTTAGGCTTCGGAGAAGGGAGTTGCGAAGCCAAGCTAAGGTTGTGCCCATCACACTCGACCAG GTGTACATGCTGAAGGTTGAAGGAATTGCATTTCGTTTTTTACCTGATCCGGTTCAAATAAAGAATGCACTAGAG TCTTTCATGTTTATTAGCTCAAAGCTGTTGATATCAGGAGTGGCTTTGATGGAGTTCCTGTTTTCCAG ACCTTCTGgttgtgaagaagaaaaacaagagatattgcccaatatattttcaaaag GAAGATATAGAAAAAGAATTGTCGAAGGTCTCAAAGGCATCAAGGGGCCCCAGTCTTTCTCAACATATTATG GTGGGAAGTTTAGAGgatgttcttaa
- the LOC118028932 gene encoding abscisic acid 8'-hydroxylase CYP707A1: MGGILAYVLIFLISVVSCIIKIRKKKKPNKGIKLPPGSMGWPYIGETLQLYSQDPNVFFASKQKRYGEIFKTHILGCPCIILASPEAARFVLVTQAHLFKPTYPKSKEHLIGPSALFFHQGDYHIRLRKLVQSSLSLDSIRNLVADISSTAASTLDSWDGGHVLNTFQEMKKFSFEVGILAIFGNLEAQYREEMKRNYRIVDKGYNSFPTSLPGTPYRKAVLARKRLSKILGDIIRERKEKRLLVKDLLGCLLNSKNEKGELLTDDQIADNIIGVFFAAQDTTASAMTWIAKYLHGNQKVLEAVKAEQNAIRKLNDESNQPLSWSQTRNMPFTQKVVLESLRMASIISFTFREAVADVEYKGYLIPKGWKVMPLFRNTHHNPEYFRDPQKFDPTRFEVAPRPNTFMPFGSGQHACPGNELAKLEMLIMIHHLLTKFRWEVVGSQSGIHYGPFPVPLHGLPARFWKEHTT; this comes from the exons ATGGGAGGGATTCTGGCTTACGTTCTCATCTTTCTCATAAGTGTAGTGTCTTGTATAAttaagataagaaaaaagaaaaaacccaataAAGGAATTAAGCTCCCACCAGGATCAATGGGTTGGCCTTACATTGGAGAGACCCTTCAACTCTACTCTCAAGACCCAAATGTCTTCTTTGCATCCAAACAAAAAAG GTATGGAGAAATATTCAAGACCCACATTCTTGGTTGCCCTTGTATTATACTGGCTAGCCCAGAGGCAGCTCGGTTTGTGCTTGTGACTCAAGCTCATTTGTTCAAGCCAACATATCCCAAAAGTAAGGAACATTTGATTGGTCCATCAGCTCTTTTTTTCCATCAAGGAGATTACCATATTCGTCTAAGGAAGTTGGTTCAGAGCTCCTTGTCTCTGGATTCAATCAGAAATTTGGTTGCTGATATTTCATCCACAGCAGCCTCTACCTTAGATTCATGGGATGGCGGGCATGTCCTTAACACCtttcaagaaatgaaaaag TTTTCTTTTGAAGTAGGAATACTAGCAATTTTTGGCAATTTGGAAGCCCAatatagagaagaaatgaaaaggaactACAGAATAGTGGATAAAGGCTATAATTCCTTTCCAACAAGCCTCCCAGGAACTCCTTACAGGAAGGCAGTGCTG GCAAGAAAGAGATTAAGCAAGATTCTTGGTGATATTATTCGtgaaaggaaagagaagagaTTGCTTGTGAAGGATCTCCTCGGTTGTCTATTGAACTCGAAAAATGAGAAAGGAGAACTCCTTACCGATGATCAAATTGCGGATAACATTATTGGCGTGTTTTTTGCTGCTCAAGACACCACAGCTAGTGCCATGACATGGATTGCCAAGTATCTCCATGGCAACCAGAAAGTTCTAGAGGCTGTAAAG GCCGAACAGAACGCAATTCgcaaattgaatgatgaaagtAATCAGCCATTGAGTTGGAGTCAAACGAGAAACATGCCATTTACTCAAAAG GTTGTGTTGGAGAGCTTGAGAATGGCAAGCATTATATCCTTCACGTTTAGAGAAGCAGTGGCTGATGTCGAGTACAAGG GGTACCTGATTCCCAAAGGTTGGAAGGTGATGCCTTTGTTCAGGAATACTCATCACAATCCAGAATATTTTAGAGATCCTCAAAAATTTGATCCAACAAGGTTCGAG GTTGCACCAAGACCCAATACATTTATGCCATTTGGAAGTGGACAGCATGCTTGTCCAGGAAATGAACTTGCCAAGTTGGAGATGCTTATCATGATCCACCATTTGCTCACCAAGTTCAG GTGGGAAGTGGTGGGATCTCAAAGTGGGATTCATTATGGCCCGTTCCCCGTGCCATTGCATGGACTTCCAGCCAGATTTTGGAAAGAACATACCACCTAG
- the LOC118028952 gene encoding sterol carrier protein 2 — protein sequence MATTELKSDAIFELLKRFLGTEEGVAVKNKVNLVYQFNISPKKIGIDEVIYTIDLKKGEVIKGQYEGGKPDATFSLKDEDFIKLANGKLNPQMAFMRGALKIKGSLSAAQKFTPDIFPKPAKL from the exons ATGGCTACTACAGAGCTAAAGTCAGACGCCATTTTTGAGCTTTTGAAGAGGTTCCTTGGGACCGAAGAAGGTGTTGCTGTCAAAAATAAGGTTAACCTTGTCTATCAATTCAATATCTCCCCCAAG AAAATTGGGATTGATGAGGTGATTTACACTATTGATCTCAAGAAAGGCGAGGTCATCAAAG gGCAATATGAAGGAGGGAAACCTGATGCCACATTTTCCTTGAAGGACGAAGATTTTATAAAGCTTGCTAATGGAAAGTTGAATCCCCAGATGGCTTTCATGAG GGGTGCTTTGAAGATCAAGGGCAGTTTGAGTGCTGCGCAGAAATTCACTCCCGATATCTTCCCAAAGCCTGCTAAGCTGTGA